From Streptomyces sp. TLI_235, a single genomic window includes:
- a CDS encoding PAS domain S-box-containing protein, with amino-acid sequence MTDFDGVPDGLPFRVSGAADEAVAIVVTDSDGRVTGWSRGAQALWGFSSGEIIGKLVVELLTTEGDGLRHRDGHSLDEHARWCALLTGERSTGFVLVAEPRERTGAPGQEDLLQWVFDQFPTAIGITDVEAHALRLNQEMARITADTEEEIRDRLISDFLPGTVFADQEKRVLRVASTGEPMTTEIFVKAPGEPKAHPWALDTFPLKDAAGRVRGVAVSTYDYSQQYDSRERLALLSEARTRMGMSLDIAGTARELAELAAPRFADVVSVELLDAVFQGDLPAAVLAGPVALRRAAYRSASSEEDQAAVGEPILHPASSPVARCVITGQSELHHVTAAEAAPWFHDMPAGDEGGTSGVHSLIVVPIRARGITLGAALFSRDTTSREPFAGSDDLTITEDLVARAAICLDNARRFNRERGIAVTLQRTLLPRRPIVHSAVETAARYVPAGGGADAGGDWFDVIPLPGERVGLVAGDVVGHGINASATMGQLRTAVRTLADIDLSPDELLTHLDDIVTHAAEGEIPGSVGATCLYAIYDPVRGVCSMARAGHPPPILVHPDRSVHLVDVPSGPPLGLGSLPFEAIEFPVPEGSLLALFTDGLIEHHDYDVDNRLDELGRALAQAAPSLESLCDTVLGTLHTRPPTDDVALLIAHTRILDLDHVAEWDLPEDPAIVADARKQVSDTLTAWGLEEMVFTTELLVSELVTNAIRHGAGPIHLRLIREQSLICEVSDGSSTAPHLRRARLSDEGGRGLFLVAQFTQRWGTRYSPTGKTIWAEQQLDALIP; translated from the coding sequence ATGACGGACTTCGACGGGGTACCTGATGGTCTCCCTTTCCGGGTCTCGGGCGCCGCCGACGAGGCGGTGGCGATCGTGGTCACGGACTCCGACGGTCGCGTCACCGGTTGGAGTCGTGGAGCACAAGCGTTGTGGGGTTTCTCCTCGGGCGAGATCATCGGCAAGCTTGTCGTCGAGCTACTCACCACTGAGGGTGACGGTCTACGGCACCGCGACGGCCACTCTCTGGACGAGCACGCGCGATGGTGCGCGCTGCTCACCGGTGAGCGGTCCACTGGGTTTGTCCTGGTCGCAGAGCCCAGGGAGCGCACGGGCGCCCCTGGGCAGGAAGACCTGCTCCAGTGGGTGTTCGACCAGTTCCCGACCGCTATCGGGATCACTGACGTTGAAGCCCACGCGCTGCGGCTCAACCAGGAAATGGCCCGGATCACGGCCGACACCGAAGAGGAGATTCGCGACCGACTCATCAGCGATTTCCTCCCTGGGACGGTATTCGCCGACCAAGAGAAGCGAGTGCTGCGGGTGGCTTCGACCGGTGAGCCGATGACCACCGAGATCTTTGTGAAGGCACCGGGCGAGCCGAAGGCACACCCTTGGGCGCTCGACACCTTCCCGCTGAAGGACGCAGCAGGCCGCGTACGCGGGGTGGCGGTGTCCACATACGACTACTCCCAGCAGTATGACTCGCGCGAGCGTTTGGCTCTGCTGAGTGAGGCGCGGACTCGCATGGGCATGAGCCTGGACATCGCAGGCACGGCCCGTGAACTCGCTGAGCTCGCAGCGCCCCGCTTCGCAGACGTCGTGAGCGTCGAGCTCCTGGACGCCGTCTTCCAAGGCGACCTGCCCGCCGCAGTCCTTGCCGGTCCGGTGGCGCTGCGGCGCGCGGCTTACCGGTCCGCATCGTCCGAAGAGGACCAGGCAGCGGTAGGCGAGCCCATCCTTCACCCGGCTTCGTCGCCTGTCGCCCGGTGCGTGATCACTGGCCAGTCGGAGTTGCACCACGTCACTGCAGCCGAGGCTGCCCCCTGGTTCCATGACATGCCTGCGGGAGACGAGGGCGGTACGAGCGGGGTCCACTCGCTCATCGTCGTCCCCATCCGTGCCCGCGGCATCACGCTCGGTGCGGCGCTCTTCTCGCGCGACACGACAAGCCGGGAGCCATTCGCCGGCTCGGATGACCTGACCATCACTGAGGATCTCGTCGCCCGAGCCGCCATCTGCCTGGACAACGCCCGCCGATTCAACCGCGAGCGCGGCATCGCCGTGACGCTGCAACGCACCCTGCTTCCGCGCCGCCCGATCGTGCATTCGGCGGTGGAGACCGCCGCCCGCTACGTGCCTGCGGGTGGTGGCGCGGACGCAGGCGGCGACTGGTTCGACGTGATCCCACTGCCCGGAGAGAGAGTCGGCCTGGTGGCCGGCGACGTGGTGGGACACGGCATCAACGCCTCGGCCACCATGGGCCAGCTACGCACCGCGGTGCGCACCCTGGCGGACATCGACTTGTCGCCGGACGAGCTGCTCACTCACCTTGACGACATCGTGACCCACGCCGCTGAGGGGGAGATCCCAGGCAGCGTCGGCGCCACCTGCCTGTACGCGATCTACGATCCGGTCAGAGGTGTGTGCTCCATGGCACGTGCCGGCCACCCGCCCCCGATCCTGGTGCACCCGGACAGAAGCGTGCACCTCGTCGACGTGCCCAGCGGCCCGCCGCTCGGCCTGGGAAGTCTGCCGTTCGAGGCCATCGAGTTCCCGGTGCCTGAGGGCAGCCTGCTGGCCCTGTTCACCGACGGTCTGATCGAACACCACGACTACGACGTCGACAACCGACTCGACGAACTGGGCCGGGCACTCGCTCAGGCCGCGCCCTCCCTGGAATCACTGTGCGACACCGTCCTGGGCACCTTGCACACTCGGCCCCCGACTGACGACGTCGCCCTGCTCATCGCCCACACCAGGATCCTCGATCTCGACCATGTCGCCGAGTGGGACCTTCCCGAAGACCCTGCAATCGTGGCCGACGCACGCAAGCAGGTCAGCGACACGCTCACCGCCTGGGGGCTGGAGGAGATGGTGTTCACCACGGAACTGCTGGTCAGCGAGCTGGTGACCAATGCGATCCGGCACGGCGCCGGCCCGATCCATCTTCGACTGATCAGGGAGCAGTCCCTGATCTGCGAGGTCTCTGACGGAAGCAGCACCGCGCCGCACCTTCGACGGGCTCGGTTGAGCGACGAGGGCGGTCGTGGCCTGTTCCTGGTCGCCCAGTTCACTCAGCGCTGGGGCACTCGCTACAGCCCGACTGGAAAGACCATCTGGGCCGAGCAGCAGCTTGACGCACTGATCCCATGA